One genomic segment of Ignavibacteriales bacterium includes these proteins:
- a CDS encoding BamA/TamA family outer membrane protein — MHHQIFRIVLILSAVMPLLARAQGIDTLKTRITVIKPDFHEVKARYPHLNPFHSVQRPRVALVLSGGGARGIAAIGVLRVLEHNNVPIDLIVGTSMGSVIGGLYAMGYSTKQLQRLADTTNWDDLLSYSDESKRRDLFLDQKIARDKSILVLRFEGLEPVIPEAFSSGQRLSNYLNFLTLQGLYHPDPSFNDLRIPFRAVTTDLVTGKRIVLDSGDMTEALRASMAIPLLFSSMPRDSMQLLDGGLVDNLPVDVAIAEKADIVIAVDMVSPLRPKSKLNAPWEIADQITTIMMQEANKLSRAKADIVITPNLGDHQASDFSDIDSLITAGEFSAEELIPTLKRLIDDRTHRLYHADSTIRYESPRFSWSGSFSPVFQDTLQMYEKRGWITEIDLQRFVNGLYDEGDYVSVNGIVERHADSTIIEIRSTHNPILRHVKILGNQIIHSDTLLTVFQPMLGTYLNAHSMEQAVERLLAIYRAAGYSLARVTNIQLDSSSATATVMLDEGTIYRIDIYGTKKSRDWIIWRELPFKEQSLFNISQVSKGISNLYGTSLFEQILVTTHHEDSTGKLNIITIKARERSTELIRFGLRVDNERNIQPSIDIRDENLFGTGAETGLLIGGGTRNQTYLGELKAIRLFNSYLTFGFKGYILIRDVNVYDDVLSSDPYLFERDKIGEYREVRKGGLVSFGTQLERLGTVTVEGRLERHNVYNIYNQTFNINNQPFVNQEYNISSIRFGTNIDTQDKLPYPTDGIVINFSYESALIKVVNAVGFTKMFFSYEKYQTIIKNHTLHPRIMIGVADETLPISEEFSLGGQENFFGFREDNARGKQLMVASLEYQYKLPFSIFFDTYFKTRYDLGAVWSKTQEMRLEDFKHGIGITLGLDTPIGPADFSLGRSFYLRTDLLHHPVSFGPFVLYFSVGYPIAGVVRN, encoded by the coding sequence GTGCATCATCAAATATTTCGTATAGTCCTAATTTTATCTGCAGTCATGCCGTTGTTGGCGCGCGCACAAGGCATTGACACGCTAAAGACTCGCATAACCGTCATCAAACCTGACTTCCATGAAGTAAAGGCCCGATATCCGCACTTGAATCCTTTCCATTCAGTGCAGAGGCCGCGTGTTGCACTCGTGCTCAGCGGCGGCGGCGCACGCGGTATTGCGGCTATTGGTGTACTGCGGGTTTTAGAACATAACAATGTACCTATTGATTTGATTGTCGGCACAAGCATGGGAAGCGTTATAGGCGGTTTGTACGCAATGGGATATTCAACTAAGCAACTTCAACGTTTGGCAGATACGACGAATTGGGATGATCTTCTCAGTTACAGCGACGAGTCGAAACGCCGTGATCTCTTTCTTGATCAAAAAATTGCGCGTGATAAAAGTATTCTTGTGTTGCGTTTTGAAGGCCTGGAGCCGGTTATTCCCGAGGCGTTTTCTTCAGGCCAGCGATTATCAAATTATCTCAACTTCCTTACATTGCAGGGACTCTACCATCCCGATCCTAGTTTTAACGATCTTCGTATTCCATTCCGTGCGGTTACCACAGACCTTGTCACAGGAAAAAGAATCGTGTTAGATAGCGGTGATATGACGGAAGCATTACGTGCAAGCATGGCGATACCATTGCTCTTTAGCAGTATGCCGCGCGATTCGATGCAGCTACTTGACGGCGGCTTAGTAGATAATCTTCCTGTGGATGTCGCCATTGCGGAAAAAGCAGATATTGTAATTGCTGTCGATATGGTAAGTCCATTAAGGCCAAAGAGCAAACTCAACGCGCCTTGGGAAATTGCAGATCAGATTACCACTATTATGATGCAGGAAGCAAATAAGCTTTCGCGGGCAAAAGCAGATATTGTTATTACACCGAATTTGGGTGATCATCAGGCTTCTGATTTTAGCGACATTGATTCATTGATTACTGCCGGAGAATTTTCTGCTGAAGAATTAATTCCCACTTTAAAAAGACTCATTGACGACCGCACGCACCGTTTGTATCACGCGGATAGCACCATACGGTACGAGTCGCCTCGGTTCTCTTGGTCAGGCTCATTTTCGCCAGTATTTCAAGATACTCTTCAGATGTACGAAAAACGCGGTTGGATAACGGAAATAGATCTGCAGCGCTTCGTGAACGGCTTATATGATGAAGGTGACTACGTTTCCGTAAACGGAATAGTAGAACGCCATGCTGATTCTACGATCATTGAAATTCGCAGCACTCATAATCCCATTCTTCGTCATGTAAAAATTTTAGGCAATCAGATTATTCATTCCGATACACTGCTTACGGTATTCCAGCCAATGCTCGGTACGTATCTCAACGCGCATTCTATGGAGCAAGCTGTTGAGCGGCTGCTTGCAATTTACCGCGCTGCTGGCTATTCACTCGCCCGTGTGACCAACATTCAACTCGATTCTTCATCGGCCACAGCAACTGTGATGCTTGATGAAGGCACAATATATCGCATTGATATTTATGGCACAAAAAAGTCACGCGATTGGATTATTTGGCGCGAGCTGCCATTTAAAGAGCAGAGTCTTTTTAATATTTCTCAGGTAAGCAAAGGAATCTCGAATCTCTATGGCACCAGTCTTTTTGAGCAGATACTTGTGACAACGCATCATGAGGACAGTACTGGAAAACTTAACATCATTACAATCAAGGCAAGAGAGCGAAGCACGGAATTGATTCGTTTCGGTTTGCGTGTGGACAATGAACGCAATATCCAGCCGTCAATCGATATTCGAGATGAAAATTTATTTGGAACTGGCGCGGAAACCGGTTTGCTGATAGGCGGTGGTACTCGTAATCAGACGTACCTTGGAGAATTGAAGGCGATCCGACTCTTCAACTCCTACTTGACGTTTGGTTTCAAAGGGTATATTCTTATTCGTGATGTAAACGTCTATGATGATGTGCTATCGAGCGACCCGTATTTGTTCGAACGAGACAAAATCGGAGAATATCGGGAAGTACGGAAAGGCGGCTTAGTAAGTTTTGGGACACAGCTCGAACGGTTAGGAACCGTTACAGTTGAGGGAAGATTGGAACGGCACAATGTGTATAACATCTACAACCAGACGTTTAACATCAACAATCAACCTTTTGTAAATCAAGAGTACAACATTTCATCTATCCGATTTGGAACAAATATAGATACACAAGATAAACTGCCGTACCCTACCGATGGCATCGTTATTAATTTTTCCTATGAATCGGCATTAATAAAGGTGGTAAATGCCGTAGGGTTTACAAAAATGTTTTTCTCATACGAAAAATATCAAACTATCATCAAGAATCATACTCTTCATCCACGGATTATGATCGGTGTAGCGGATGAGACACTGCCTATAAGCGAGGAGTTTTCGCTTGGCGGGCAGGAAAATTTCTTTGGATTTCGTGAAGACAATGCGCGCGGTAAACAGTTGATGGTAGCGAGCCTGGAATACCAGTACAAGCTTCCATTCTCAATATTCTTCGATACATACTTTAAAACGCGTTACGATTTGGGAGCGGTGTGGTCAAAGACGCAAGAAATGCGCTTAGAGGATTTTAAACATGGCATTGGTATTACCCTCGGTTTAGATACACCGATTGGCCCCGCGGATTTTTCTTTGGGCCGAAGTTTTTATCTCCGAACTGATTTGTTGCATCATCCGGTGAGTTTTGGGCCTTTTGTCCTGTACTTCAGTGTAGGATACCCTATTGCCGGTGTTGTGCGGAACTAA
- a CDS encoding thioesterase family protein, with protein MARVKLQLPANFHFKTEIPIRISDINYGGHLGNDAVLSIVHEARIQFLKNLGYSEFDIEGTGIMMTDAIIVYASEGFYGDVLMVEVGTTDFQSTHCDVVFRLTNMATHKEVARGKTGIAFFNKLTRKISAVPDTFRRKCETADVVSSNHIST; from the coding sequence ATGGCACGAGTCAAGCTTCAACTCCCAGCGAATTTTCATTTCAAGACTGAAATTCCTATCCGCATCAGCGACATAAACTACGGCGGACACCTCGGCAACGATGCTGTGCTTTCCATTGTTCACGAAGCGCGCATCCAATTTCTTAAGAATCTCGGTTATTCAGAATTCGATATCGAAGGAACAGGAATTATGATGACGGACGCGATCATCGTCTATGCTTCAGAAGGATTTTACGGAGATGTGTTGATGGTAGAAGTTGGAACGACAGATTTCCAATCAACGCATTGCGATGTTGTTTTCCGCCTGACCAATATGGCAACACATAAAGAAGTCGCTCGTGGAAAGACCGGCATTGCATTCTTCAACAAGCTGACACGGAAGATTTCTGCTGTGCCGGATACCTTCCGTAGGAAGTGCGAAACCGCAGACGTTGTATCTTCTAACCATATTTCCACCTAA
- a CDS encoding AAA family ATPase, which yields MAKIIVVANQKGGVGKTTTAINLAASLAAAEKRVLLVDNDPQANATSGVGSAGIDGKTIYEVLVGELDAASAIQPTQMPYLSVLPSHINLVGAEIEMVEMQNRERLLTNALLPVRERFDFIVVDCPPSLGLLTLNALTAADSVLIPVQCEYFALEGLGQLFNTINMVKKTLNPNLDIEGVLLTMFDSRLRLSNQIVEEVKRYFGDKVFGTIVSRNIRLSEAPSFGKPIILYDAICIGTRNYMELAKEVLKNNKFFAIEPLYHEKTFIGP from the coding sequence GTGGCAAAAATAATTGTCGTAGCTAATCAAAAAGGAGGCGTTGGTAAAACAACGACCGCTATTAATTTGGCAGCATCATTAGCTGCTGCAGAGAAGCGAGTTCTGTTGGTTGATAATGATCCTCAGGCAAACGCCACAAGCGGTGTCGGCTCAGCCGGCATCGATGGAAAAACAATTTATGAAGTGCTTGTGGGAGAATTAGACGCTGCGTCAGCAATTCAACCGACGCAAATGCCTTACTTATCTGTTCTTCCATCGCATATCAATCTCGTCGGTGCTGAAATTGAAATGGTAGAGATGCAAAATCGAGAACGCCTGCTCACGAATGCACTTTTACCGGTTCGCGAACGCTTCGACTTTATCGTTGTAGATTGTCCGCCTTCACTTGGCTTATTGACTCTCAATGCATTGACGGCAGCAGATTCTGTTCTCATTCCCGTTCAATGCGAATATTTTGCACTCGAAGGACTCGGTCAGCTTTTCAACACCATCAACATGGTCAAAAAGACGCTGAATCCCAATCTTGACATTGAAGGTGTATTGCTGACTATGTTCGATTCGCGCCTACGGCTCTCCAACCAAATTGTTGAAGAAGTGAAACGTTACTTCGGCGATAAAGTTTTCGGCACGATTGTTTCACGCAATATCCGATTAAGCGAAGCGCCAAGTTTCGGCAAACCGATTATTCTTTATGATGCAATCTGTATTGGCACACGGAATTACATGGAACTGGCAAAAGAAGTATTAAAGAACAATAAGTTCTTCGCCATTGAACCTCTGTACCATGAAAAGACTTTCATCGGACCATAA
- a CDS encoding ParB/RepB/Spo0J family partition protein: protein MSDQKKSVLGRGLNALIPKNPRMEVNVRDGSVGRDTGEIGIIASIDIAKIQPNPFQPRTDFDQESLSELTRSIQEKGVIQPITVRRVDAGYQIVSGERRLRATQAARLRQIPAYIIAVETDEEMLELALIENIQREYLNSMEIANAYQRLMDECHMSQDDIAKRVGKDRSTVTNFIRLLKLPVKIQDGLRKDKISMGHARALIALPNERIQLRLYEKIVDGGLSVRKVEDIVRAAQQPKKKSGPHKEGSSASASIQNLEERLRQALGTKVKVKTKGSGRGEIIVEYYSLDDFDRLMDLFTGK, encoded by the coding sequence ATGAGTGATCAGAAAAAATCAGTTCTCGGACGCGGACTCAATGCACTCATTCCGAAGAATCCTCGGATGGAAGTGAATGTGCGAGACGGTTCTGTAGGACGCGACACAGGCGAGATAGGAATTATTGCCAGTATCGATATCGCAAAGATTCAGCCGAATCCATTCCAGCCGCGTACGGATTTCGATCAAGAATCGCTTTCAGAACTTACACGATCGATACAAGAAAAAGGCGTCATTCAGCCGATTACCGTGCGGCGGGTCGATGCGGGGTATCAAATTGTTTCCGGCGAAAGGCGTCTCCGCGCAACTCAAGCGGCACGTCTGCGGCAAATTCCCGCATACATCATTGCCGTCGAAACTGACGAAGAGATGCTGGAACTTGCGCTCATCGAAAACATTCAGCGCGAATATCTGAATTCGATGGAAATTGCTAATGCGTACCAGCGCCTCATGGATGAATGCCATATGTCGCAAGATGACATTGCGAAACGTGTCGGCAAAGACCGAAGCACCGTTACGAATTTCATACGCCTGTTGAAACTGCCGGTGAAAATACAGGATGGATTACGCAAAGATAAAATTTCTATGGGACATGCGCGCGCACTCATCGCGCTTCCGAATGAACGAATACAACTGCGGCTTTACGAAAAAATCGTCGATGGCGGATTATCCGTGCGAAAAGTCGAAGATATCGTCCGCGCCGCTCAACAACCTAAGAAAAAGTCGGGGCCGCACAAAGAAGGCAGCAGCGCATCGGCAAGCATTCAAAATCTGGAAGAACGGTTGCGTCAGGCGCTTGGTACAAAAGTCAAAGTAAAAACCAAAGGATCGGGACGCGGCGAGATTATAGTGGAATATTATTCACTCGATGATTTTGACCGGTTGATGGATTTATTCACTGGAAAGTAA
- a CDS encoding Rid family detoxifying hydrolase, translated as MSIKKILTKKAPLPIGPYSQAILVDEKTLYIAGQGPMDSITGRIVEGGIKEQTRQVMKNIEAILIASGASLASVVKTTVFLKDMNEFTTMNGVYAEFLGAAAPARSTIEAARLPRDILVEIEAIAVIEK; from the coding sequence ATGTCTATCAAAAAAATTCTAACCAAAAAAGCTCCACTACCAATTGGCCCTTACAGTCAAGCAATTCTCGTGGATGAAAAAACTCTTTATATTGCCGGTCAAGGACCAATGGATTCTATAACAGGCAGGATCGTGGAAGGCGGTATCAAGGAGCAAACTCGGCAGGTCATGAAGAACATCGAAGCTATTCTTATTGCCAGCGGTGCTTCTCTCGCTTCAGTAGTTAAAACTACGGTTTTCCTAAAAGATATGAACGAGTTTACCACAATGAATGGAGTGTATGCCGAATTTCTTGGCGCCGCAGCTCCGGCACGCAGTACAATAGAAGCGGCACGGCTTCCTCGCGATATTCTTGTCGAAATTGAAGCTATCGCCGTTATTGAAAAATGA
- a CDS encoding DUF5683 domain-containing protein: MKNPCVIPLIAAIFFLFVSHINVDAQIKVTSALIKPDTTEAQYSPNDSLRIQGGKIKLISDVNAKSGSLAMLFSALLPGAGQVYAHRYYTIPIIWGFGAYFTSIAINANKQYEDYRGKFSESIRLDTAIARTGKLNQNETILKDARDFYRDQRDEFILYLGLTYFLNIIDAYVGATLYDFDVSDELGSGAKIQFRIPLR; encoded by the coding sequence ATGAAAAATCCATGTGTAATACCGCTGATCGCAGCAATATTCTTTTTGTTTGTTTCACACATTAATGTCGACGCACAAATCAAAGTCACTTCGGCTTTGATCAAACCGGATACAACAGAAGCACAATATTCTCCAAACGACTCACTCCGTATTCAAGGCGGTAAAATAAAACTCATCTCTGACGTAAACGCCAAATCAGGGTCATTAGCGATGCTCTTCTCCGCCTTGCTGCCAGGAGCCGGACAAGTATATGCTCATCGGTACTACACAATTCCAATCATTTGGGGCTTTGGAGCCTACTTCACTTCTATTGCAATTAATGCGAATAAGCAATATGAAGATTATCGTGGAAAATTTTCGGAGTCGATCAGGTTGGATACTGCAATAGCTCGGACTGGAAAACTGAACCAGAATGAGACGATCCTAAAAGATGCACGCGACTTCTATCGCGATCAACGGGACGAATTTATTCTTTACCTTGGTTTAACCTATTTCCTCAATATCATTGACGCGTACGTCGGCGCTACGTTATACGATTTTGATGTTTCAGATGAACTGGGCAGCGGCGCGAAAATTCAATTTCGTATACCTCTTCGCTAA
- a CDS encoding TIGR01777 family oxidoreductase: MRVVIAGGSGFIGRKLIDRLLQMHYEVTLLSRRPESAKINSPAMRIEFWDAKTSVGLTSVLEGADAVINLTGESIAAKRWTQLQKGRILSSRIESTRAIIDAIRKTKRKPMVLLNASAVGYYGNVPEGEVTEDSARGAGFLADVCDQWEVEALKAEEFGVRVVLLRTGIVLDKNAGALQKLLLPFRLFIGGPLGSGRQWFPWIHLRDEVNAILFAMENEHLTGPLNLSAPESVRMLEFCKVLGNILHRPSWMPIPAYTLKLALGEMAEPLLLHGQQVIPKKLIDTGFKFQFPKLEDALKDLLA, from the coding sequence ATGCGAGTCGTCATAGCAGGTGGAAGCGGTTTCATAGGAAGAAAATTGATTGACAGACTTCTTCAGATGCACTATGAAGTAACATTGCTCTCGAGGAGGCCGGAAAGTGCCAAAATAAATTCTCCTGCTATGCGCATAGAATTCTGGGATGCGAAAACAAGCGTTGGATTAACAAGTGTTCTTGAAGGAGCCGATGCAGTTATTAATCTTACCGGAGAATCGATTGCTGCAAAACGATGGACACAACTTCAAAAGGGGCGAATCCTTTCCAGCCGCATTGAATCAACACGCGCTATTATCGATGCAATCAGAAAGACTAAACGCAAACCCATGGTATTGCTGAATGCATCCGCAGTCGGTTACTACGGCAATGTGCCTGAAGGCGAAGTGACGGAAGACAGTGCAAGAGGCGCAGGATTTCTTGCTGATGTATGCGATCAGTGGGAGGTGGAAGCTCTGAAGGCAGAAGAGTTTGGAGTGCGTGTTGTTTTACTGCGTACGGGAATCGTGTTAGACAAAAATGCCGGTGCACTGCAAAAACTCCTTTTACCGTTTCGATTGTTTATTGGCGGGCCGCTTGGATCCGGTAGGCAATGGTTTCCGTGGATTCATCTGCGGGATGAAGTTAACGCAATTCTCTTTGCGATGGAGAATGAACATCTTACCGGTCCATTGAATCTTTCTGCGCCAGAGTCTGTACGAATGTTGGAATTTTGCAAAGTGCTTGGGAATATTCTTCACAGACCATCGTGGATGCCTATACCTGCATATACGTTAAAACTTGCTCTAGGCGAGATGGCTGAACCGTTATTGCTTCACGGTCAGCAGGTGATACCTAAAAAATTGATTGATACCGGATTCAAATTCCAATTTCCAAAACTTGAAGATGCTTTAAAAGACCTGCTTGCTTAG
- a CDS encoding SRPBCC domain-containing protein produces the protein MTATENELTLTRTINAPRALVWKVWTDPNYLSQWWGPKGFSNPVCEIEVHPGGSIRIDMRSSDGTIYPMTGKYLEIVEPKLLVFTSSALDKTGNPLFVVFNSVTFAKQDGKTKLIMHASVSEITPEAAPHLAGMESGWTQSLVRLEEFIIKEAKNIPIASNLASRWAAWQPCLHSVLRMVAAFMFILAGTVKLFAFPAGMPPHGGTVPLISQLGLGAVLETFGGTLLFLGLFTRPVAFILAGEMAVAYFQFHFPGGIWPILNGGVAAVLYCFIWLYFSAAGAGPWSFDAKLGK, from the coding sequence ATGACAGCAACAGAGAATGAACTTACCCTCACACGAACAATCAATGCACCGCGGGCACTCGTATGGAAAGTATGGACTGATCCCAATTACCTGTCACAATGGTGGGGACCAAAAGGATTTTCTAATCCGGTATGCGAGATAGAAGTGCATCCCGGCGGCTCTATTCGTATAGATATGCGCAGTTCCGATGGAACCATATATCCCATGACAGGCAAATATCTCGAGATTGTCGAGCCCAAGTTGCTCGTCTTTACAAGTTCTGCATTGGATAAGACCGGTAATCCTCTGTTTGTTGTGTTCAATAGCGTTACATTTGCCAAACAGGATGGTAAAACAAAACTTATCATGCATGCAAGCGTCTCCGAAATAACGCCGGAAGCAGCGCCCCATCTTGCAGGGATGGAATCTGGCTGGACTCAAAGTTTGGTGCGTCTTGAAGAGTTCATTATAAAAGAAGCAAAGAATATTCCGATCGCATCGAATCTTGCATCGCGGTGGGCGGCGTGGCAGCCATGTTTACATAGTGTACTTCGAATGGTAGCGGCGTTTATGTTCATATTGGCAGGCACGGTGAAGCTCTTCGCCTTCCCTGCCGGAATGCCACCGCATGGTGGCACTGTTCCGCTCATATCTCAGTTGGGACTGGGAGCGGTCCTCGAAACCTTCGGCGGCACGTTGCTCTTCCTCGGCCTCTTTACACGCCCCGTCGCATTTATTTTAGCAGGTGAGATGGCTGTTGCATATTTCCAGTTCCACTTCCCAGGCGGCATCTGGCCAATTTTGAACGGAGGCGTTGCGGCGGTGCTTTACTGCTTCATATGGCTCTATTTCTCAGCCGCTGGTGCAGGACCCTGGAGCTTTGATGCAAAGCTGGGAAAGTGA
- a CDS encoding dihydrofolate reductase family protein, with product MRKVFLFNMISLDGFFEGPNQEIDWHNVDGEFNAFAEQQLKEADILLFGRVTYELMASYWPTESARTNDPIIANKMNAISKIVFSKTLETVTWNNTRLLKENITEEVTKLKHQPGKDIAVFGSSNLAVTFMQHGFIDEYRIMVNPVILGKGNTLFNGINDRFNLSLLKTKTFRSGNVLLYYQPVRKE from the coding sequence ATGAGAAAAGTATTTTTATTCAATATGATATCGCTCGACGGCTTCTTTGAAGGGCCCAACCAAGAAATCGATTGGCATAACGTAGATGGAGAATTCAATGCATTCGCCGAGCAGCAATTAAAGGAAGCGGATATACTACTCTTTGGACGCGTGACATATGAGCTTATGGCAAGTTACTGGCCAACCGAATCCGCGAGAACAAACGATCCGATTATTGCGAATAAAATGAATGCGATATCCAAAATCGTATTTTCAAAAACACTGGAAACCGTTACATGGAACAATACGAGACTGTTAAAAGAGAATATTACCGAAGAAGTTACGAAACTCAAACATCAGCCGGGTAAAGATATAGCAGTATTCGGCAGTTCCAACCTGGCAGTCACTTTTATGCAGCATGGATTCATTGATGAATACCGGATTATGGTAAATCCTGTTATCTTAGGTAAAGGCAATACATTATTCAACGGGATAAATGATAGATTCAATCTTTCACTTCTAAAGACAAAGACGTTTCGTTCAGGAAATGTTTTGCTTTATTATCAACCTGTAAGAAAAGAATAA
- a CDS encoding GNAT family protein encodes MSDNIEINTERLILRSIRVDDAETIFKYRSDSTINKYQGWIPNTIDDVYDFIKNRVAQNIDLVDTWHQFVIIKKEKNELIGDIGIHFLDSDKKQVEIGCTLDKNHQGKGYATEALKELINYLFHELHKHRIITSIDPNNIKSIELVERLGFRKEAHFKESILIRGEWVDDLVYAILKHEWLKRRVPACAGRRSPDRTI; translated from the coding sequence ATGTCAGACAACATAGAAATTAATACAGAGAGATTAATTTTGCGTTCAATAAGAGTGGATGATGCAGAAACAATATTTAAGTATCGCTCGGATTCAACTATAAATAAATATCAAGGATGGATTCCAAATACAATCGATGACGTTTATGACTTTATTAAAAACAGAGTTGCACAAAATATAGATCTTGTTGACACTTGGCATCAATTTGTTATAATCAAAAAAGAAAAGAACGAATTGATTGGAGACATAGGAATTCATTTTCTAGATTCGGACAAGAAACAAGTTGAAATAGGCTGCACATTAGACAAGAATCACCAGGGGAAAGGATATGCAACCGAGGCTCTGAAAGAACTGATCAATTACCTTTTCCATGAGTTACATAAGCACCGAATCATAACCTCAATCGACCCAAATAATATAAAATCAATAGAGTTGGTTGAGCGATTAGGTTTTAGGAAAGAGGCTCATTTTAAAGAGAGTATTCTGATTCGTGGAGAATGGGTTGATGATTTAGTGTATGCAATTCTCAAACATGAGTGGCTGAAAAGAAGAGTCCCTGCCTGCGCAGGCAGGCGATCACCAGATCGGACAATATGA
- a CDS encoding T9SS type A sorting domain-containing protein: MRKIVFLASCFVSTLLYGQPSVLTIDSISNYKQMGWKAVVMQNDLITIATMPAIGARIMQYDLGSQSSIFTNPAEYSKTYTPSPTVAWHNFGGYKTWPAPESGWHNTSGWNPPPTLDCGSYTYQIDFQTNDSIAVLVTSPIEKWFAPNIQFERRATIYPGTSRVKMDQTMINQGSSPASWSMWSVTQQIVNHPSKKDYTNFWAYFPINPNSVFGSSGVNPQPSSTAWKGEIEPGIYGVQFSPTNSKLFADPDKGWIAYANVLDSVVYAKTFDIFEDQTYPNSNARIAVWVNGSPAYMEVEITSPMVSLTAGGGRYTFTENWWAAKVLAPVLDVNSVGAIADKLYYDPTIHTLSARYGVFYAGTALVAFLDAQHKIVSEGLSHTVSPLAEFQLQESIAIPTGARTAELRIRNTKGELVGVLDSLDVSQYVSGVESNSSSIASEFRLAQNYPNPFNGMTRLTVFISKPTIGSLKIYDVMGREVALLHSGSFSAGEHHFIWNAENIASGVYLATLQVDKERQIQKMLYIR, translated from the coding sequence ATGCGAAAAATAGTTTTCCTTGCTTCTTGTTTCGTTTCAACACTTCTGTATGGTCAGCCGTCTGTTCTTACCATAGATTCCATTTCTAATTATAAACAAATGGGATGGAAAGCAGTGGTCATGCAGAACGACCTCATCACGATAGCCACAATGCCGGCTATCGGAGCGCGCATAATGCAATATGACTTAGGAAGCCAATCATCAATTTTCACAAATCCAGCTGAGTATTCTAAAACCTACACACCATCCCCAACTGTGGCATGGCACAACTTCGGAGGTTACAAAACCTGGCCAGCTCCCGAAAGCGGATGGCACAATACAAGTGGCTGGAACCCTCCTCCAACACTTGACTGTGGTAGTTATACGTATCAAATCGATTTTCAGACAAACGATTCAATTGCTGTATTAGTTACGAGTCCAATTGAAAAATGGTTTGCACCCAATATCCAATTCGAACGCAGAGCGACAATTTATCCTGGTACGAGTCGTGTGAAGATGGATCAGACCATGATCAATCAAGGTTCTTCTCCCGCGAGTTGGAGTATGTGGAGTGTAACGCAACAGATCGTAAATCATCCATCAAAAAAAGATTACACAAATTTTTGGGCATACTTCCCAATCAATCCTAACAGTGTATTCGGCAGCAGCGGTGTGAACCCGCAACCTTCCAGCACTGCATGGAAAGGAGAGATTGAACCAGGAATATATGGTGTTCAGTTTAGTCCGACAAATTCAAAACTATTTGCCGATCCTGACAAAGGTTGGATCGCTTACGCTAATGTTCTGGATTCGGTTGTCTATGCCAAGACATTCGATATTTTTGAGGATCAAACTTATCCAAACAGCAACGCCCGCATCGCAGTATGGGTAAATGGATCTCCGGCGTACATGGAAGTTGAAATAACAAGTCCGATGGTCAGCCTTACTGCTGGCGGAGGAAGATATACATTTACAGAAAATTGGTGGGCAGCCAAAGTCCTTGCACCAGTTCTGGACGTGAATTCAGTCGGCGCTATTGCAGACAAACTTTACTATGATCCAACCATACACACTCTATCCGCAAGATACGGTGTGTTCTATGCAGGAACAGCTTTGGTTGCGTTTCTCGATGCACAGCATAAGATTGTATCCGAAGGATTGTCGCATACAGTCTCCCCGCTTGCGGAATTTCAGCTTCAGGAATCGATCGCTATTCCAACTGGAGCAAGAACAGCCGAACTACGAATACGTAATACAAAGGGAGAATTAGTAGGTGTTTTGGACAGTCTGGATGTATCGCAGTATGTATCCGGTGTTGAATCGAACTCATCGTCTATAGCTTCAGAATTTCGTTTAGCACAGAATTATCCGAATCCTTTCAATGGAATGACGAGACTAACGGTATTCATTTCAAAGCCGACAATTGGTTCATTGAAAATTTATGATGTGATGGGCAGAGAAGTAGCATTACTGCATAGTGGAAGTTTCAGTGCAGGTGAACACCACTTTATTTGGAATGCAGAAAATATTGCAAGCGGTGTGTATCTTGCTACGCTGCAAGTAGACAAAGAACGACAGATTCAGAAAATGTTGTACATACGTTGA